The nucleotide sequence CAAAAACCTCACAGCCTTAGTACCCAAAGCACGTGCTGAAGCTGCTAAGTTTGGAGTCACCCATTTTCAATAGCTAAAAGATATGATAAGCATCGCTACAATTCCTCTTTTGAAGGAGTATAGGGAGAGGTTGTCAACATTTTAGTATTATTCACACCAATATAGGTAACAAATAAAACATTATAAAGATATGCAACAAGTTTATGATAAAATTAATGAAACGGCTCGCATCATACAGTCGTACATCACAGAGCACACTCCTGAATTTGCTATTATTTTAGGTTCTGGACTCAATAAGTTAGAAGATGAAGTAGAAGTAATTTCTGAGATTAAATACAACAATATCCCTAACTTCCCTAAATCTACTGTAGAAGGACACAAAGGTAAACTGATTTACGGCAAAATAGAAAACCGCTATGTGCTAATGATGGCAGGGCGTGTGCATTATTACGAAGGATATACAATGCAAGAAGTAACCTTCCCAATACGCGTTTTTGCGCAATTAGGTATTAAACGTCTGATTGTTTCTAACGCTTCAGGAGGGGTGAACCCTAACTTTTCAATAGGTGATGTAATGGTTATTCGCGACCATATCAATTTATTTCCTGAGCACCCTCTACGCGGTAAGAACTTAGACCTATTTGGTGCGCGCTTCCCCGATATGAGCAAGCCTTATAGCCAAGCTATGATAACCGAGCTCGAAAAGATAGCCAAGAAACATAAAATCAAGCTCCAAAAAGGAGTGTATGTAGGTTTGCAAGGTCCTTCTTTTGAAACCCCAGCCGAATATGGTATGGTGCGTATTTTAGGAGGTGATGCCGTAGGTATGAGTACCGTGCCCGAAGTAATTGTAGCACGTCATCAGAATATGGAAGTGTGTGCCCTTTCAGTCATCACCGACTTAGGTGGTCCCGACATCTCCCCCGACGTATCACACGAAGAAGTACTCAACGCCGCTAATATTGCAATGCCAAACGTGATATTATTGGTGAAGAATTTGATTAAAAGCTATCAATAGTTTTTAGTTGTGGTATAAACTTTGCCAAAGTTTCAATAGCTTGTTGTGCTACAACCTTTGGCAAAGTTAAATTACCAAATTATTCACTTTTCACTCCTTACTCTTCACTTTTTGCTTTTATAAGCTTTAGCACCTTCTCGGGGCAACGCACCGGTCTGAAAGTCTTCGCATCTACAAACACCAATACAGTATTAGCCGTAGAGAGTAATTCTCCTTTTTCATTGAGAATTTCATAGTTAAACTCTATTTTTGTAGAGGGTAATTCTTTTAATTTGGTACGAATAGTAATGAGCTCGTCATACAAAGCAGGCTTTTTATACTGAATTTGCAGGGATACCACAGGCATCATTATTCCTTCTTCTTCCATCGCCTTATAGGTAAAGCCAATAGACCTTAGCCACTCCACTCTTCCCAATTCAAGATACTGAGGATAATTTCCGTAGTACACTACCCCCATTTGGTCAGTTTCTGCATAGCGTGTACGCAATACATAATCAAAATATAATTCTTTCATATTTAGATAGATATAAATATTAACAAAACATTAACAGTGCTCCCATATAAAATAAAAGTACAAAAACAAATGTTAAATATTTTTTTTATTCAAAAATTATTCACAACTTTGCTCACTGAAAAAACAACAGTTTTATCACCGGCAAAATTAGT is from Capnocytophaga ochracea DSM 7271 and encodes:
- a CDS encoding purine-nucleoside phosphorylase, with amino-acid sequence MQQVYDKINETARIIQSYITEHTPEFAIILGSGLNKLEDEVEVISEIKYNNIPNFPKSTVEGHKGKLIYGKIENRYVLMMAGRVHYYEGYTMQEVTFPIRVFAQLGIKRLIVSNASGGVNPNFSIGDVMVIRDHINLFPEHPLRGKNLDLFGARFPDMSKPYSQAMITELEKIAKKHKIKLQKGVYVGLQGPSFETPAEYGMVRILGGDAVGMSTVPEVIVARHQNMEVCALSVITDLGGPDISPDVSHEEVLNAANIAMPNVILLVKNLIKSYQ
- a CDS encoding acyl-CoA thioesterase, with the translated sequence MKELYFDYVLRTRYAETDQMGVVYYGNYPQYLELGRVEWLRSIGFTYKAMEEEGIMMPVVSLQIQYKKPALYDELITIRTKLKELPSTKIEFNYEILNEKGELLSTANTVLVFVDAKTFRPVRCPEKVLKLIKAKSEE